The Doryrhamphus excisus isolate RoL2022-K1 chromosome 18, RoL_Dexc_1.0, whole genome shotgun sequence genome contains a region encoding:
- the LOC131106153 gene encoding transcriptional regulator Myc-2-like produces the protein MLQSVARSQDWLYSDPLFFDEEFCQSLMKDLQSLPTPPQSPPLKVGLSGDGKPLSKGDQLSYVSDILLEDQDMQLNWNCAFFHSDGAEKDGVSTGGCPPPSPLEESGEDGLWQCLAPDKTLEEKLVSSMLGSSPLLSDIDTSIFEGLAGSTLDCQTLMETQEHSEATSDYGSTGGELSTYSSSDSEEEIDVVTVGRCSSSPPAELSARQQKQDEKQRALQRHHLEIQQQHNYAAPCPASPPTSSSSKRSRGGDAHSRASHNSRGHFSSTSTRYYSHHREQQSSSRSSAETEDEEERRRTHNVMERQRRNELKNCFVRLRDNVPELSHNEKASKVVILKKARDCIYGLEDRAFRLRAKRDKLQAKQEELKARLEQLRR, from the exons ATGTTGCAAAGCGTCGCCCGGTCGCAAGACTGGCTTTACTCGGATCCACTGTTCTTTGATGAAGAGTTCTGCCAAAGTTTGATGAAGGACCTCCAGTCACTACCGACACCCCCTCAGTCGCCCCCTCTGAAGGTGGGCCTGAGCGGCGACGGAAAGCCGCTCTCCAAGGGCGACCAGCTGAGCTACGTGTCGGACATCCTGCTGGAAGACCAAGACATGCAACTCAATTGGAATTGCGCCTTCTTCCACTCGGATGGAGCCGAGAAGGACGGCGTGTCCACCGGGGGATGTCCACCGCCTTCCCCTCTGGAGGAGAGCGGCGAGGACGGGCTGTGGCAGTGCCTGGCCCCGGATAAGACCCTGGAGGAGAAGCTGGTGTCCTCCATGCTGGGCTCCAGCCCGCTGCTGTCTGACATCGACACAAGTATCTTTGAGGGGCTAGCCGGGTCCACGCTGGACTGCCAGACTCTCATGGAGACCCAGGAGCACAGCGAGGCCACGTCTGACTACGGATCGACTGGCGGCGAGCTGTCCACTTACTCGTCCAGTGACTCCG AGGAGGAAATCGACGTGGTGACGGTGGGGCGCTGTtcctccagcccccccgcggaGCTCTCGGCCCGCCAGCAGAAGCAGGATGAGAAGCAGCGTGCTCTCCAGCGCCACCACCTGGAGatccagcagcagcacaacTACGCGGCGCCTTGCCCGGCCTCCCCGCCGACTTCCTCGTCCAGCAAGCGCTCGCGTGGCGGCGACGCACACTCGCGTGCCTCGCACAACTCCCGCGGCCACTTCTCGTCGACATCCACGCGCTACTACAGCCACCACAGGGAACAGCAGTCATCGTCGCGGAGCTCGGCGGAAacggaggacgaggaggagcgGCGGCGGACGCACAACGTGATGGAGCGCCAGCGGCGCAACGAGCTGAAGAACTGCTTTGTGCGGCTGCGCGACAACGTGCCCGAGCTTTCGCACAACGAGAAGGCGTCCAAGGTGGTGATCCTGAAGAAGGCCAGAGACTGCATCTACGGCCTGGAGGACCGCGCCTTCAGGTTGCGGGCCAAACGGGACAAACTTCAAGCCAAACAGGAAGAACTGAAAGCCAGACTGGAGCAGCTCCGCAGGTAA